One region of Chanodichthys erythropterus isolate Z2021 chromosome 19, ASM2448905v1, whole genome shotgun sequence genomic DNA includes:
- the LOC137007841 gene encoding somatostatin receptor type 2 has translation METAVPLGMFYDNVSVLDLDGAAINNVYIQEDFDAFSITMAVMYLAVCIVGLAGNSLVIITILKLDKMSSATTVYIFNLALADGLFMVGLPFIAIQNFQDQWIFGDAVCKLVMVLDGINQFTSVFCLTVMSVDRYMALVDPLRFASWRTPRRAKIIAALMWFISLFPVLPMAIHFSANYGLCTVDPHVASDTWWLSFLSYTFVLGFALPFTIMIVFYTALLVTLRNTTSSLESHRLEKQVTKMVVAVVLVFGVCWLPFYVFNFCSLHRSDLALDFTRGFEFVVLLSYSWSCANPILYACLSETFRRHFHALLCPHKSSPTHCDRDTEGMPHEETKSKYAF, from the exons ATGGAAACCGCGGTACCTTTGGGAATGTTTTACGACAATGTGTCGGTTTTAGACCTGGATGGCGCTGCGATAAACAACGTTTACATCCAGGAGGACTTTGATGCTTTCAGCATCACCATGGCCGTAATGTACTTGGCAgtgtgcattgtgggattggcCGGGAACTCGCTGGTCATCATCACCATTCTGAAGCTGGACAAAATGTCTTCGGCGACCACCGTCTACATTTTCAACTTGGCTTTGGCTGATGGACTTTTCATGGTAGGGCTCCCGTTTATTGCTATCCAGAACTTCCAAGACCAATGGATCTTCGGAGATGCCGTATGTAAGCTGGTTATGGTTCTGGATGGCATCAATCAATTCACAAGCGTGTTCTGCCTGACGGTGATGAGCGTTGACCGTTATATGGCGCTTGTAGACCCTTTGCGCTTCGCTAGTTGGCGGACGCCGCGTCGGGCGAAGATCATCGCTGCATTAATGTGGTTTATCTCTCTATTTCCCGTTCTTCCCATGGCTATTCACTTTTCCGCCAACTACGGTTTGTGCACCGTTGACCCCCATGTTGCATCTGACACCTGGTGGTTGAGCTTTCTCAGCTACACGTTTGTATTGGGCTTTGCCTTGCCCTTCACCATAATGATTGTGTTTTACACAGCGCTGTTGGTGACTCTGAGAAACACCACTTCTTCACTGGAGAGTCACCGGCTGGAGAAACAGGTAACCAAGATGGTGGTGGCGGTTGTGTTGGTGTTTGGCGTCTGCTGGCTGCCGTTCTACGTCTTCAACTTTTGCTCTCTGCACCGGTCGGATTTGGCGTTGGATTTCACTCGTGGCTTTGAGTTTGTGGTGCTGCTGTCGTATTCGTGGAGCTGCGCCAATCCAATACTGTATGCGTGTCTGTCAGAAACCTTTCGAAGGCATTTCCACGCCCTCCTCTGTCCCCACAAGAGCTCACCGACACACTGCGACAGAGACACCGAGGG GATGCCACATGAAGAAACCAAAAGTAAATatgctttttaa